The following proteins come from a genomic window of Nocardiopsis sp. YSL2:
- a CDS encoding pyridoxamine 5'-phosphate oxidase family protein, which translates to MDNDEKAERARGDLGRRVAQRRSELGLTQEEVAERAGMAPGFVAYLETHPPLLTKRALYRLAGALHTSTDHLLGADTDVPPGVASTAVPRPRLSALSRRACLDLIEPGGVGRIAFVSRSRSGPAVLPVNYAVTDGDIVFRTAADAEVVRQLPGSVGFEVDRFDGTMSEGWSVLATGPARIVHDPDEDASLRALAPVRPWAGTERETYVRMTPDQVTGRRVTAGPTRV; encoded by the coding sequence ATGGACAACGATGAGAAGGCGGAGCGGGCCAGGGGCGATCTCGGGCGCCGGGTCGCGCAGCGGCGCTCGGAGCTCGGGCTCACCCAGGAGGAGGTCGCCGAACGCGCGGGCATGGCGCCCGGCTTCGTGGCCTACCTGGAGACACACCCGCCCCTCCTGACCAAACGGGCCCTGTACCGCCTGGCCGGCGCACTGCACACCTCGACGGACCACCTGCTGGGCGCGGACACCGACGTTCCGCCGGGGGTCGCCTCGACAGCCGTCCCGCGGCCCCGGCTGAGCGCCCTGTCCCGGCGCGCGTGCCTGGACCTGATCGAGCCCGGCGGCGTGGGCCGGATCGCCTTCGTCTCCCGTTCGCGGTCGGGACCGGCCGTCCTACCGGTCAACTACGCCGTGACCGACGGCGACATCGTCTTCCGGACGGCCGCGGACGCGGAGGTGGTGCGCCAGCTCCCCGGCTCCGTCGGATTCGAGGTCGACCGGTTCGACGGGACCATGAGCGAGGGGTGGAGCGTGCTGGCCACCGGTCCGGCTCGGATCGTGCACGACCCGGACGAGGACGCCTCGCTTCGGGCCCTGGCCCCGGTGCGGCCGTGGGCGGGCACCGAGCGCGAGACCTACGTCCGGATGACCCCCGACCAGGTGACCGGACGCAGGGTCACGGCGGGGCCTACGCGTGTGTGA